A genomic segment from Melospiza georgiana isolate bMelGeo1 chromosome 17, bMelGeo1.pri, whole genome shotgun sequence encodes:
- the MTG2 gene encoding mitochondrial ribosome-associated GTPase 2: MAVLCGAGLGTSLRRCGARGSGRSPWKPLLVLLSPPAFSTGCPRCAKDRRLRQKRAISERQLTRYFVDQRKVRVVGGQGGDGGQSFHSEPRKVFGGPDGGNGGDGGHVIFKADQQMKSLASVFRFYQGFHGERGGSKNCYGANGAHMYVKVPVGTLVKEDGAVVADLTQHGEEYIAAHGGAGGRGNRFFLSNENRAPKLFTPGEPGQERVLHLELKTTAHAGLVGFPNAGKSSLLRAISRAKPAVAAYPFTTLNPHVGIVHYQDYEQVAVADIPGLIRGAHQNRGLGTAFLKHIERCRFLLYVLDLSVPQPWSQLQDLKYELEAYEKGLSDRPCVVVGNKVDLAQSRINLALLREQVAERVIAVSALTGENLEELLLHLRELYDTYVKTEQSQGQSPVKW, encoded by the exons ATGGCGGTGCTGTGtggggccgggctgggcaccTCCCTCAGGCGCTGCGGGGCCCGGGGCAGCGGCCGCAGCCCCTGGAAGccgctgctggtgctgctcagcccGCCCGCTTTCTCCACGGGCTGCCCCCGGTGCGCCAAGGACAGGCGGCTGAGGCAGAAGAGAGCCATTTCCGAGCGGCAGCTG ACACGTTATTTCGTGGATCAGCGGAAAGTGCGCGTGGttggaggacaaggaggagaCGGGGGCCAGTCCTTCCACAGTGAGCCCAGAAAGGTGTTTGGAGGTCCTGATGGTGGGAATGGAGGTGATGGGGGTCATGTCATTTTTAAAG ctgACCAGCAGATGAAATCCCTTGCTTCAGTGTTCCGCTTCTATCAGGGCTTTCAcggagagagaggaggaagcaAAAACTGTTATGGAGCTAACGGTGCACACATGTATGTTAAA GTCCCTGTTGGTACTTTGGTGAAGGAGGATGGTGCAGTTGTGGCTGACCTCACCCAGCATGGAGAGGAGTACATTGCAGCtcatggaggagctggagggagaGGGAATCGCTTCTTTCTGTCCAACGAAAACCGCGCTCCGAAATTATTCACTCCAGGAGAGCCCGGTCAGGAGAGGGTCCTTCATCTGGAGCTCAAGACAACAGCTCATGCAGGACTG GTGGGCTTTCCCAATGCTGGCAAATCCTCACTTTTGAGAGCCATCTCCCGGGCAAAGCCAGCTGTAGCTGCCTACCCATTCACAACCCTGAACCCCCACGTTGGCATTGTCCACTATCAAGACTATGAACAAGTGGCAG TTGCTGACATTCCTGGCCTGATCAGAGGTGCTCACCAGAACCGTGGGCTGGGCACGGCCTTCCTGAAGCACATCGAGCGCTGCCGCTTCCTGCTGTACGTGCTGGACCtctctgtgccccagccctggagccagcTGCAGGACTTGAAATATGAACTGGAAGCATATGAAAAAGGCTTGTCTGACAGGCCTTGTGTTGTGGTTGGGAATAAGGTTGACCTTGCTCAGTCCAGGATCAATCTGGCGCTCCTCAGGGAGCAGGTAGCTGAGAGGGTCATTGCAGTGTCTGCTCTGACAGGAGAGAacttggaggagctgctgttgcATCTGAGAGAACTCTATGACACTTATGTGAAAACAGAACAGTCACAAGGACAAAGCCCAGTCAAGTGGTAG
- the HRH3 gene encoding histamine H3 receptor produces the protein MESAGALNGSAAAAGRFAAAGTAALGALMALLIAVTVAGNALVMLAFVADSSLRTQNNFFLLNLAISDFLVGAFCIPLYVPYVLTGRWIFGRSLCKLWLVVDYLLCTSSVFNIVLISYDRFLSVTRAVAYRAQQGNTRQAVLKMVMVWVLAFLLYGPAIISWEYISGQSIIPSGECYAEFFYNWYFLMTASTLEFFTPFISVMFFNLSIYLNIQKRTKMRLDVLHEVHNQSFTEEMERSPEAKLSLKCCKWEQKESAETLDLSKNKAQAAASTSSLDAKDLLETSSESSRKPKCCDKKSCKTSASTLSSEKRVKIVSQSTTQHFRLSRDKKVAKSLAIIVGIFGVCWAPYTLLMIIRAGCHGQCISEFWYETSFWLLWINSAVNPVLYPLCHSSFRRAFIKLLCPKKLKVQPHYALQNY, from the exons ATGGAGAGCGCCGGGGCGCTGAAcggctccgccgccgccgccgggcgcTTCGCGGCCGCGGGCACGGCAGCGCTGGGCGCGCTCATGGCCCTGCTCATCGCCGTCACCGTGGCGGGCAACGCGCTCGTCATGCTGGCCTTCGTGGCGGACTCCAGCCTGCGCACCCAGAACAACTTCTTCCTCCTCAACCTGGCCATCTCGGATTTCCTCGTAG GCGCTTTCTGCATCCCCCTGTACGTGCCCTATGTGCTGACGGGGAGATGGATCTTCGGGAGAAGCCTCTGCAAACTCTGGCTGGTGGTTGATTACTTGCTGTGCACCTCTTCGGTCTTCAACATCGTCCTAATTAGCTACGACAGGTTCCTCTCGGTGACAAGAGCG GTCGCCTACAGAGCCCAGCAAGGCAACACCAGGCAAGCAGTGCTGAAGATGGTGATGGTGTGGGTGTTGGCATTCCTGCTGTACGGACCTGCCATTATCAGCTGGGAGTACATATCAGGCCAGAGCATCATCCCCAGTGGGGAATGCTATGCTGAGTTCTTCTACAACTGGTATTTCCTCATGACAGCCTCCACGCTGGAGTTTTTCACCCCTTTCATCAGCGTGATGTTTTTCAACCTGAGCATTTACCTGAACATCCAGAAGCGCACCAAAATGCGCCTGGACGTTCTCCACGAAGTGCACAACCAGTCCTTCACTGAGGAGATGGAAAGGAGCCCAGAGGCAAAGCTTTCTTTGAAATGCTGTAAGTGGGAGCAGAAGGAGTCAGCTGAAACCCTCGACCTCTCTAAGAACAAAGCTCAAGCAGCAGCCTCCACTTCCAGCCTGGATGCCAAAGACCTGCTGGAAACGAGCTCGGAGAGCTCCAGGAAACCCAAGTGTTGTGACAAAAAGAGCTGCAAAACTTCAGCCTCCACTCTGTCCTCAGAGAAACGGGTGAAGATCGTGTCCCAGAGCACAACACAACACTTCAGGCTCTCCAGAGACAAGAAAGTGGCCAAATCACTGGCCATCATTGTGGGCATCTTTGGGGTTTGCTGGGCACCATACACCCTCCTGATGATCATCCGCGCTGGCTGCCACGGCCAGTGCATCTCCGAGTTCTGGTATGAGACTTCTTTCTGGCTGCTGTGGATCAACTCAGCTGTCAACCCCGTCCTGTACCCTCTCTGCCACTCCAGCTTCAGGAGGGCTTTTATTAAACTCCTTTGCCCCAAGAAGCTCAAGGTTCAGCCTCACTATGCCCTTCAGAACTACTGA